The following are from one region of the Dromaius novaehollandiae isolate bDroNov1 chromosome 26, bDroNov1.hap1, whole genome shotgun sequence genome:
- the ZMIZ2 gene encoding zinc finger MIZ domain-containing protein 2: MSSMNPMKPSLPPTPHGDGSFAYEAVPWQPSTNQPAGSLSVVTTVWGVSNTSQSQVFGNPMGPGGSSSSTPLLPGMAGTGSGMNSPQFMGQQPFAEGAPGKGYVQQSVYGRGSYAGGPGFGASYAGSPTGPGGMGLPSHAGRPPADFTQAAAAAAVAAAAATATATATATVAALQEKQSQELSQYGALGAGQPFNSQFLPHSGPRGAAVPAGMNPAGMAGVMGPSGLSPMNVSPARAPGMSALYGGQRMPQHAYPGPPQSQQLPRQGVKRAYSNEGYAAQQYLQGGQYPAAGAQYAPSAPQPSAPSPSYPGHRMQQGMGQYLSASGNAGPYYKPADQFNGQSANFSTYSQAAMNGPGRSMPGYPSSPLPGNPTPPMTPGSSIPPYMSPGQDVKSPFLPDIKPSINSLHPSPSGGAPGEELRLTFPVRDGVVLEPFRLQHNLAVSNHVFQLRDSVYKTLMMRPDLELQFKCYHHEDRQMNTNWPASVQVSVNATPLTIERGDNKTSHKPLYLKHVCQPGRNTIQITVTACCCSHLFVLQLVHRPSVRSVLQGLIKKRLLPAEHCITKIKRNFSSGTIPGTPGPNGEDGVEQTAIKVSLKCPITFRRIQLPARGHDCRHIQCFDLESYLQLNCERGTWRCPVCNKTALLEGLEVDQYMLGILIYIQNSDYEEITIDPTCSWKPVPIKPDIHVKEEQDGPVLKRCRTMSPTHMVLPNIMEMIAALGPGSSPFPALPPPPAGTAADYGTQGSNFSGPGSFPESFPPGNPGTPTLSEFTPGPPPISYQSDIPSSLLTPEKPPAPPLPGQLPPSARMDPSHPPVQQGLHNPPLGAQPPQPLHHRGAPARPSLGPGAPGGPAHAADLAFNPGPGMVGQPGMAGAAEGPEPALDLLPELTNPDELLSYLGPPDLPSNSNDDLLSLFENN; the protein is encoded by the exons ATGAGCTCCATGAACCCCATGAAACCGTCCCTGCCGCCCACGCCGCACGG tgATGGTTCATTTGCATACGAGGCAGTTCCCTGGCAACCGAGCACTAACCAGCCCGCAGGATCCCTTTCCGTGGTAACCACCGTTTGGGGCGTCAGCAACACCTCGCAGAGCCAG GTTTTCGGCAACCCCATGGGCCCCGGGgggagcagctccagcacccCGCTGCTGCCCGGCATGGCCGGCACCGGCTCGGGCATGAACTCGCCGCAGTTCATGGGCCAGCAGCCCTTCGCCGAGGGGGCACCCGGCAAGGGCTACGTGCAGCAGAGCGTCTACGGCCGGGGCTCCTACGCCGGCGGGCCGGGCTTCGGCGCCAG CTACGCCGGCAGCCCCACCGGCCCCGGCGGCATGGGGCTGCCCTCGCACGCCGGGCGGCCCCCCGCCGATTTCacgcaggcggcggcggccgccgccgtagccgccgccgccgccaccgccacggcCACCGCCACGGCCACGGTGGCGGCGCTGCAggagaagcagagccaggagctgagccaGTACGGAGCG CTGGGAGCCGGGCAGCCCTTCAACAGCCAGTTCCTGCCGCactcggggccccgcggcgccgccgtgCCCGCCGGCATGAACCCGGCGGGCATGGCGGGCGTCATGGGGCCCTCGGGCCTGTCGCCCATGAACGTGAGCCCCGCGCGGGCGCCCGGCATGAGCGCCCTGTACGGCGGCCAGCGGATGCCCCAGCACGCCTACCCCGGCCCCCCGCAGAGCCAGCAGCTCCCGCGCCAGGGCGTCAAGCGGGCGTACTCGAACGAG GGTTACGCGGCGCAGCAGTACCTCCAGGGCGGGCAGtaccccgccgccggggcccagtatgcccccagcgccccgcagcCCTCGGCGCCATCCCCGTCCTACCCCGGCCACAGGATGCAGCAGGGCATGGGCCAGTACCTCTCCGCCTCGGGCAACGCTGGGCCCTATTACAAG CCCGCCGACCAGTTCAACGGGCAGAGCGCCAACTTCAGCACCTACAGCCAGGCCGCCATGAACGGG CCGGGACGGTCGATGCCGGGATACCCCAGCTCGCCCCTGCCCGGGAACCCCACGCCGCCCATGACGCCGGGGAGCAGCATCCCGCCCTACATGTCGCCGGGCCAGGACGTCAAGTCGCCCTTCCTGCCGGACATCAAGCCCAGCATCAACTCCCTGCACCCGTCGCCCTCGG gcgggGCGCCGGGCGAGGAGCTGCGCCTCACCTTCCCGGTGCGCGACGGCGTGGTGCTCGAGCCCTTCCGCCTGCAGCACAACCTGGCCGTCAGCAACCACGTCTTCCAGCTCCGCGACTCCGTCTACAAGACCCTCATGATGAG GCCCGACCTGGAGCTGCAGTTCAAGTGCTACCACCACGAGGACCGGCAGATGAACACCAACTGGCCGGCCTCGGTGCAGGTGAGCGTCAACGCCACGCCGCTCACCATCGAGCGCGGCGACAACAAGACCTCCCACAAGCCCCTCTACCTGAAGCACGTGTGCCAGCCCGGCAGGAACACCATCCAGATCACCGTCACCGCCTGCTGCTGC TCGCACCTCTTCGTGCTgcagctggtgcaccggccctcggTGCGCTCGGTGCTGCAGGGCCTCATCAAGAAGCGCCTGCTGCCCGCCGAGCACTGCATCACCAAAA TCAAGCGTAACTTCAGCAGCGGGACCATCCCGGGCACCCCGGGGCCCAACGGCGAGGACGGCGTGGAGCAGACGGCCATCAAGGTGTCCCTCAAGTGTCCCATCACCTTCCGGAGGATCCAGCTCCCCGCCCGGGGCCACGACTGCCGGCACATACAG TGCTTCGACCTGGAGTCCTACCTGCAGCTCAACTGCGAGCGGGGGACGTGGCGGTGTCCCGTCTGCAA TAAGACGGCCCTGCTGGAGGGGCTCGAGGTGGACCAGTACATGCTGGGCATCCTCATCTACATCCAAAA ctcGGACTACGAGGAGATCACCATCGACCCGACGTGCAGCTGGAAGCCGGTGCCCATCAAACCCGACATCCACGTCAAGGAGGAGCAGGACGGGCCGGTGCTGAAGCGCTGCCGGACCATGAGCCCCACGCACATGGTGCTGCCCAACATCATGGAGATGATCGCGGCCCTGGGGCCCGGGTCTTCGCCCTTCCCGGCCCTGCCTCCCccgcccgccggcaccgccgccgacTACGGCACCCAGG GTTCCAACTTTTCGGGGCCCGGGAGCTTCCCGGAGTCGTTCCCGCCCGGCAATCCCGGCACGCCGACGCTGAGCGAGTTcacgccggggccgccccccatCTCCTACCAGTCGGACATTCCCAGCAGCCTCCTGACCCCCGAAAAGCCGCCCGCGCCCCCTCTCCCCGGACAG ctgcCTCCGTCCGCCCGGATGGACCCTTCGCACCCCCCCGTGCAGCAGGGACTGCACAACCCGCCGCTGGGCGCCCAGCCGCCGCAGCCGCTGCATCACCGGGGCGCGCCGGCGCGGCCCTCCctgggccccggcgccccgggggggcccgcgCACGCCGCCGACCTCGCCTTCAACCCCGGGCCCGGCATGGTGGGGCAGCCGGGCATGGCCGGCGCGGCCGAGGGGCCGGAGCCCGCCCTGGAC CTGCTGCCGGAGCTGACGAACCCCGACGAGCTGCTCTCCTACCTGGGCCCCCCCGACCTCCCCAGCAACAGCAACGACGACCTGCTCTCCCTCTTCGAGAACAACTGA
- the PPIA gene encoding peptidyl-prolyl cis-trans isomerase A has translation MANPVVFFDIAANGEPLGRVTFELFADKVPKTAENFRALSTGEKGFGYKGSCFHRIIPGFMCQGGDFTRHNGTGGKSIYGEKFPDENFILKHTGPGILSMANAGPNTNGSQFFICTAKTEWLDGKHVVFGRVKEGMNVVEAMERCGSKDGKTSKKITISDCGQLS, from the exons ATGGCCAACCCCGTCGTCTTCTTCGACATCGCCGCCAACGGCGAGCCCCTGGGCCGCGTCACCTTcgag ctgtTTGCAGACAAGGTCCCAAAGACGGCAG AAAACTTCCGTGCTCTGAGCACCGGTGAGAAGGGATTTGGTTACAAGGGGTCCTGCTTCCACAGAATCATTCCTGGCTTCATGTGCCAG GGTGGCGACTTCACGCGCCACAACGGCACCGGTGGCAAGTCCATCTATGGGGAGAAGTTCCCCGATGAGAACTTCATCCTGAAGCACACGGGTCCTGGCATCTTGTCCATGGCAAATGCTGGCCCCAACACGAACGGATCCCAGTTCTTCATCTGCACTGCCAAGACCGAGTG GTTGGATGGCAAGCACGTCGTCTTTGGCCGTGTCAAGGAGGGGATGAACGTGGTGGAGGCCATGGAGCGCTGCGGATCAAAAGATGGCAAAACGAGCAAGAAGATCACCATTTCCGATTGTGGGCAGCTCtcgtaa
- the PGAM2 gene encoding phosphoglycerate mutase 2 encodes MATHRLVLVRHGESTWNQENRFCGWFDAELSERGREEARRGAAAIAAAGLAFDVCYTSVLKRAVRTLWLILDGTDQMWVPVVRSWRLNERHYGGLTGLDKAQTAARHGEEQVKVWRRSFDVPPPPMDEQHPYYQVISKDRRYAELRPGELPSCESLKDTIARALPFWDEHIAPQIKAGKRVLIAAHGNSLRGIVKHLEGMSDAAIMELNLPTGIPIVYELDAALKPTKPMQFLGDEETVRKAMEAVAAQGKVKK; translated from the exons aTGGCGACCCACCGGCTGGTGCTGGTGCGGCACGGCGAGAGCACCTGGAACCAGGAGAACCGCTTCTGCGGCTGGTTCGACGCCGAGCTcagcgagcggggccgggaggaagcgcgccgcggggccgccgccatcgccgccgccggCCTGGCCTTCGACGTCTGCTACACCTCGGTGCTCAAGCGCGCCGTGCGCACGCTCTGGCTCATCCTCGACGGCACCGACCAGATGTGGGTGCCGGTGGTGCGCAGCTGGCGCCTCAACGAGCGCCACTACGGCGGCCTCACCGGCCTCGACAAGGCGCAGACGGCGGCGCGGCACGGCGAGGAGCAGGTCAAGGTGTGGCGGCGCTCCTTCGACGTGCCGCCGCCGCCCATGGACGAGCAGCACCCCTACTACCAGGTCATCAGCAAG gacCGTCGCTACGCGGAGCTGCGGCCCGGCGAGCTGCCCAGCTGCGAGAGCCTCAAGGACACCatcgcccgggcgctgcccttcTGGGACGAGCACATCGCCCCCCAGATCAAGGCCGGCAAGCGGGTGCTCATCGCCGCCCACGGCAACAGCCTCCGCGGCATCGTCAAGCACCTCGAAG GGATGTCGGACGCGGCCATCATGGAGCTCAACCTGCCCACGGGCATCCCCATCGTCTACGAGCTGGACGCGGCGCTGAAGCCCACCAAGCCCATGCAGTTCCTGGGCGACGAGGAGACCGTGCGCAAGGCCATGGAGGCCGTGGCCGCCCAGGGCAAGGTCAAGAAGTGA